A section of the Rattus norvegicus strain BN/NHsdMcwi chromosome 15, GRCr8, whole genome shotgun sequence genome encodes:
- the Gzmc gene encoding granzyme C precursor, with translation MPPVLILLTLLLPLGARAEEIIGGNEVSPHSRPYMAYFEFLNDNGKKTFCGGFLVRDNFVLTAAHCRGRSMTVTLGAHNIKAKEKTQQIIPVANATPHPAYNPDKRSNDIMLLKLVRSAKRTSAVRPLNLPRRNAHVKPGDVCYMAGWGKITPQGEFPNTLREVELTVQKDRVCESQFQRSYIKASEICVGDSKTKGASFEEDSGGPLVCKKAAAGIVSYGKTDGSAPQVFTRVLSFLSWIKKTMKNS, from the exons ATGCCACCAGTCCTGATACTCCTGACCCTACTTCTGCCTCTTGGAGCCAGAGCAG AGGAGATCATCGGAGGCAATGAGGTCAGTCCGCATTCCCGCCCCTACATGGCATATTTTGAGTTTCTCAATGATAACGGGAAGAAGACGTTCTGCGGAGGCTTCCTGGTGAGAGACAACTTCGTGCTGACGGCTGCTCACTGCAGAGGAAG ATCAATGACAGTCACACTGGGGGCCCACAACATCAAGGCTAAAGAGAAGACACAGCAGATTATCCCTGTGGCAAACGCCACTCCCCACCCTGCCTATAATCCTGATAAACGTTCCAATGACATCATGCTATTAAAG CTGGTGAGAAGTGCCAAGAGGACTAGCGCTGTGAGGCCTCTCAACCTGCCCAGGCGCAATGCCCATGTGAAGCCAGGAGATGTGTGCTACATGGCTGGCTGGGGAAAGATAACCCCACAGGGGGAATTCCCCAACACACTGCGGGAGGTTGAGCTGACAGTACAGAAGGATCGGGTCTGTGAGTCCCAGTTCCAACGTTCTTACATCAAAGCGAGTGAGATATGTGTGGGAGACTCAAAGACCAAGGGAGCTTCCTTTGAG GAAGATTCTGGAGGGCCTCTTGTGTGTAAAAAGGCAGCTGCAGGCATTGTCTCCTACGGGAAAACTGATGGATCAGCTCCACAGGTCTTCACGAGAGTTTTAAGCTTTTTATcctggataaagaaaactatgaaaaACAGCTAA